GGTCACGAGGTCGACCAGGGCCTCGGGCGCGAGCTCTGGATCCATCACCTCGTCGACGTCTCGCGTGGGGACATCCGGGTTGCGGACCTGCGGGGCATCCGTGCGACCGACGTCACCCTCCGCCGCGGCGGGCGCGTTGCCGGGGAGCATCGCACGCTCGGTCGGAGTCAGAGGCTCGGTCGTCAACCCGATATGCTCGTACAGCTGCCCGCGGAGCATCCGCTCGACCGACGAGGTCTGCGCCTTGTACCCGATGAAGGCGATGCGGCCGAACTCGATGTTGACCCGGCCGCTCACGCCGTCGCCGTCTGCGTCCATGGGGTCGGCGTTGCTCGCGATCACGTTGGGGGCGATGCGGATGAGCGCTCCGGTGCCCACGATGTGGGGCGCGTGTCGTCGGGCCCAGAGCGTGACTTCGCCAGCGGTCGGTTGGCGAGGAGAGCCCGTGGTTCGGTAGTGCGACTGGGTCCCGTTGGTGCCCAGCGGATCCTGAGAGCCGTCCCGAAAGGTGCGGTAGACGAGGTAGGTGTCCCGGTAGCGTGAAGCGCGACCACCGACGACGGGGGACTCGTGGCACGTCCTGCAGCCGGTCGTGCTGAAGAGCGGCCCCTGCCCCTCCTCCACCGTCCAGGTCCTGTTGAAGATCTCGCGGCCCCGCGCGAACACCTCCAGCTGCGCGGCCGTGGCGTCACGGACCGGCTCGCCGGGCTCGGCGAAGATGTTCTCGTCGATCGTCTGGGGGCCGACGCCGCCGTCGGTGCTGGGCTCTGGCCCATCGCAGCCGAAGACGACCACGCAGGCGGCGAGGAAGGAGTACCTGGCGAACGGAATTATGGAGCTCCCCAGAACGGATGAGGACGAAGAAGACTGCATGACGTCGCTACAAGCCGTGCTGGAGGTGAGGGCAGCGCTGCGCCGCTCTACCTGAACCCAAGGCTCGACCGACATACCGTTGCCCAGCCGATTCTCACGGTCAAGGGATATGCACGTCACCAAACGGTTGTGGGTATCCGACATGACTGGCATCATGGTGGGATGAGCTTGCGTGTGATCGGTGCGGGGTGGGGACGGACGGGAACGACCTCGCTGCGCAAGGCGCTGGAGCTCCTGGGCCTGGGCCCCTGCTATCACTGGAGCTCGGTCCGCGAGAAGGACGTCGCGCTCTGGCGGCAGGTCACGCTCGAGGAGAGTTTCCCCTGGGAACAGATCTTCGATGGCTTCTCGTCTGCCGTCGACTGGCCGGCGTCGCACTACTGGCGAGAGCTCGCGACCAGATACCCCGAGGCCAAGGTGATTCTGACTCATCGGGATCCTCACGACTGGTTCAAGAGCGCGAACAGCACGATCTACGCCATGGTCAGCCACGACCTCGAGACGTTCGACGGGAGCGGCCTCGGGTGGGCGCCGGAGACGGCGAAAGACATGGTGCGGGTCACCCGCAACATCGCCATCGAGCGCGCGCTGGGGGCGCCGTTCGAGGAGCGGCCCCACGAGAACGAGGCGCTGGTGGTGGAGCGTTTCCAGCAGCACCTGGAGACCGTGCGAGCGAGCCTGCCCAGCGAGCGCCTTCTGGACTTCCAGGTATCGGAGGGCTGGGGCCCGCTCTGCGAGTTCCTCGAGGTCGACGTTCCCGATGAGCCTTTCCCGCACGTGAACGCGCGCGCTCGCTTCCGTGACCGAAACAAGCTCTGACCGCTCCCCCGCCGCCGACGCGTCGGCGCCCGCCGGCCCGGATCAACCATGCAACTCCTGCATGACCTGACCCGGCGCGCTCTGCAGGTCTGACACGATCTTCGGCCCAGACTGCAACTCAGCCGCGCTGTACGCGTTGGCCCGCATGTTGCGCAAGTTTGGGACACCAGGCCTCACGGGACCTGGTCGGCACTATCTGCGGACATTGGAGAGGTATGAACACGCGAACCAGCATTCTGTTGTTGATGGGCTCGATGGCGCTCGGGTGCGCCTACGACGTCGGCTCCTCTTCGGAGGCCGTCCGAGGGGGCGGGGGACGTGATGCGCGGCAGGGAGACGAGCTCTTCCACCACGAGACCTTCGGCGGGAACGGCCGGACGTGTACGTCCTGCCATCGCCTCGAGAACAACGGGACCATCGATCCCGCGTTCATCGCGACGCTGCCGCCCTCCGACCCGCTGTTCGCGGCGATCGACAGCGACACCGGCGATGGCACGAGCTACACCGCCCTGGCCACGCGCGCGACGGTCAACGTGACCATCCCGCTGCCGCCCAACGTTCGCCCCTGCGACGAGCCCGGCCTCACCGAGGTGACCGTGCGCCGCGCCGTCCCGACCGTGTTCAACATGGCGGTCGAGAGCGTGTTCAACCAGGACGGGAGCGCGACCGACCTGGAGACGCAGGCGCTCGGCGCCGTGTTCGCTCACTTCGAGCCCACCCAGGTCCCGACGAGCGAAGAGCTCACCCAGATCGCCGCGTTCCAGGAGACGCTCTTCAATCGGCGTGACATCCGGCGCTGGTCCCGCACGGGCCGTCGTCCCCCCGAGCTGCCGGCGGGCCGCACTGCGCAGGAGATCCGCGGGCGCGAGTTCTTCGTCCCCGAGGGCCAGTGCGGCGTGTGCCACTCCGGTCCGATGCTGAACGAGACCTCGGAGTTCCACCCCGGCAAGCCCATCGGCACGCGCATCGAGCAGATTCTGACCGGTCGAGTCGGATCGCGTCCGCAGCCCGTGCGTCCCTGGTGCGTGTTCAACCCGGCCGGTGACGTCATCGCCCGCCCGCCCTTCCCCGTCGCCGACCCGGGCGTCGGCGCGCTGACGGGCGTCCCCCT
The Sandaracinaceae bacterium genome window above contains:
- a CDS encoding sulfotransferase, which produces MSLRVIGAGWGRTGTTSLRKALELLGLGPCYHWSSVREKDVALWRQVTLEESFPWEQIFDGFSSAVDWPASHYWRELATRYPEAKVILTHRDPHDWFKSANSTIYAMVSHDLETFDGSGLGWAPETAKDMVRVTRNIAIERALGAPFEERPHENEALVVERFQQHLETVRASLPSERLLDFQVSEGWGPLCEFLEVDVPDEPFPHVNARARFRDRNKL
- a CDS encoding cytochrome c peroxidase, coding for MNTRTSILLLMGSMALGCAYDVGSSSEAVRGGGGRDARQGDELFHHETFGGNGRTCTSCHRLENNGTIDPAFIATLPPSDPLFAAIDSDTGDGTSYTALATRATVNVTIPLPPNVRPCDEPGLTEVTVRRAVPTVFNMAVESVFNQDGSATDLETQALGAVFAHFEPTQVPTSEELTQIAAFQETLFNRRDIRRWSRTGRRPPELPAGRTAQEIRGREFFVPEGQCGVCHSGPMLNETSEFHPGKPIGTRIEQILTGRVGSRPQPVRPWCVFNPAGDVIARPPFPVADPGVGALTGVPLDIGAFKIPTLWGAVDTAPYFHDSSALDLRAVMDHYNLFFGIARQFGPPLSEEDIDAVIAYMQLLNVDLAAPRHRHDDDDDDDDDDDDDDDDDDDDD